CTGCCGAATGAGGACATTTTTAACACGCAATTAATGAAAGGAGATACAGTGAACACATTGGGAAAAGACGACTTATCCGCGATCTGGGACAATTGCAGGCCGCCTTGCCTTTCACTCTACCAGCCGACGCACCGGGGGCATCCGGAAAACAAGCAGGATCGGATCCGGTTCAAAAACCTCGTGAAGGCGCTGGAGGAGTCGCTTCTGCAACGATTCCCAAATGCAGAGGCTCGTCCGCTACTGGAACCATTTTGGGCGATGTCCGCCGAAACTCCCTTCTGGAACCACACCTTTGACGGGCTGGCCATCCTGGGGGCGAAAGACTTTTTTCGGGTCTACAGCCTGCAGCGGCCGGTCCCTGAATTGGCCATTGTAGCTGACAGCTTCCACGTCAAGCCGCTTTTGCGCATCCTGCAGTCGGCCGACAGATATCAGATTCTCGCGGTGAACCGGCAGGCGATCAGGCTCTTTGAGGGCAGCCGTGATGCTTTGGACGAGATCGAACCGGCTGAGGGCGTGCCGCGGACGTTGACCGAGGCCCTGGGAGAAGAATTGACCGAGCAGCATCAGACCGTGGCCTCATACGGCGGCGTGGGCGGTGGGAAACCGGGCATGTACCATGGCCACGGCAGTAAAGAGTCCGAGGTGGACAGCGATGCCCGGCGCTTTTTCCGGGCCGTTGATCAGGCGATCCTGGAACACCACTCGCGGACGTCGGCCCTGCCGCTGATCCTGGCCTCCCTGCCGGAGCATCACCATATGTTCCACGAACTCAGCCGCAATCCATTTCTGATTTCGGAAAACATCGATATCCACCCGGATGCCCTGCCGTCCATCGATGAACTCCGCAAGCGCGCCTGGCGGCTCGTGGAGCCTCGATATCTGGCGCGTTTGGCCGATCTGGTCGAAAAGTTCGACAAGGCATGGCCCGAGGGGCTCGGCAGCAACGACCCGTCACTGATCGCCAAGGCCGGCCTGGAAGGGCGGGTCGCCGCCCTGTTGATCGATGCCGACCGGGTCGTTCCCGGTCGGATCAACGCCGCGACGGGCGATGTTGAGACGGACGATTTGGCCCATCCACAGGTTGACGACCTGCTCGACGACCTGGGGGAGCTGGCCCTAAAGAAGGGCGGACTCGTCGTCATCGTCCCCACCGAACGCATGCCGACCAAGACCGGAGCCGCCGCGATCTTCAGGTATTGAGACGCGGGGAAGTAGGGGCGACCCTATGTGATCGCCCTGTTAGTCCAGGGCATTTTTGTTCTCTGTAGAACTTCAATGATTTAATGGTTGTAGATTGCAGGGTGCTCATGAGGACTCCCCAGGGAAGGGCGACACCCATCGAAATCGATACAGAGCTTCCGGAGTTCGAGAACAAAAATGCCCTGGAACCACCCCACATACAATCTAACCCTCATCCTCAGGTTCCGGCTCCGGCGCGGACGGATCGGGGTCCGTGCGGTGGCTTTGCTGCTCGCGCTGTCGCTCGCGAGAGTGCTTGATCAATTTTGTCAACCTGGCCGCGGCGCCCTCGACGGCCAGGTCCACGTCCGCCGCCCGGTGCGAGACCGCGATGGGCTGGTGGCCCTCGAGACGGGCTTCCAGCAGGCAGCGTATGTCGTCATGGCCGCCCTTCTTGTCGCTGTTTTGGTCGCTCAAATGGACTTCCAGCAGCGTAATCCCCTCGCTGAACCGGCCCAGGGCGCTTTCCACTGAATCGCTGATGACGGCGTGCAGGGCTTCGTCAATCTCAATGTTGCGGTCGGAGTTGATTTGCATCTGCATGGTTTTCTCCTTGCGTTAGTGTTTTAGATTGCTGGAATTTTACAGTTTCTGTTTCTCAGGGTCAGCCGTGCCGCCGTCAACCGGCAAGAGATTCTCCCCTTCCCGCAGTGGTTGGGCCTGCCGTGCCTGCTTCTTGATGACCACGGCTTCGCTGTACAAGCCGGCTTCCGCTTTCGTGGATACGGCACTGAGATCTTCGGGCCGCGTTTCAACCGGGAATCGCTTTTCCGGCACTGTATCCTGTACATCCGCCGCTTTCTTGTCGAGCAAGGTGACGTAAACGCCTTGCGGGAAAACGATCTCTCGAGCCTCGTCGGGCATGGAGATGCCGTGTTTCTGGAATGCGAGCTTCACCAGCCGGATCACTGAAGACCGTACCTTGAGCCAACTGTGCATGTGACCGTTCAACCAGAAGTAGATGCGCAGGTTCACCGTGGAACTCCCCAGGCTGTCCACCAGCACCGAAGGCTCGGGATCGTTCAGAACGGCCGGATGCTCCGCCAGCACTTTCCTGGCGATTTCCTGGGCTTCGTTGATGGCATCGTCGTAGCCGATGCCGACCATGAACTCCTCCCGCCTGTTCGGGGTGGTCGTGAAGTTGCGCAGGTTGCTTTTGTAAACGCTGGAGTTCGGAATCTGGACGAGATTTCCGTTGAGGTTCATCAGAATCGTCGTGCGCATGTTCAACTGCTGCACATAACCGGTCTCGCCGGATATTTCGACCAGGTCGCCGGTCTCGAACGGCCGCTGCATGCTGAGAAAGATGCTGGCCAGGAAGTTTTCGGTGATTTCCCGGAATGCGATGCCGACGACCAGACCGATCAGACCCGTGCCGCCGACCACCGTCAAAGCCAGTTGCGTCAGGCCGAAGACTCTCAGAATCAGATACGCGCCGCAGAGGACGACCAGCCCGCCCACGCTGCGGGCAATGACGTTTTGCAGGAGCTTCGTCCGGATGCGGCCGCGCAGAAACATCCGGGCCGTTCTTGTCGCCAGTATGCCGGCGACCGCGGACAAAGCCAGGGTGAACAGCCCAAACACGACGAATGGAAAAGAGTGGAGAGCGTCTCGCCATACTTTGAGCAGACCGTTCCATGTCGGACGAAAGTCCCAAGCCGACGGCTCGATCACCTCTATCCTGTTGACCACGGCGACCACGTCCTGGGTGTTGCGCGCCAGATCTCCGGCCCATTTTTTGAGCACTTCGGACTCCACCTGGCCACGGAGAAAGACGACGCCTTCCTCGACCCGGACTTGTGGACCGGTGAACCAGTTGGTGGCCACCAGGACGCTCTGGAGTCGCCTGGTGATTTCTTCATCCCGCGCGACCGGGTTGACGTCCACCTTCGCGGGCGCCGGAGATATTTCCTCGTTGGCATTGGCGGAAGAGGTGGCGGTCGGTTGCCGTGGCTCGCCGGTTATGTCGAAGGGTTGTTGTGCCAGGACCGTAAAGATCAGCAGATTGTAAACCGCAACGAGCAATACGGCCCGCGAGATCAGTTTGCTGGAGCGATATCCGATACGTTGCACGGCAGCACACTCCTTGAGCATGTGTTGTTCGAGACGTTTCCTTAATGAAAACCTATTTCCCGAACCGAGTCTCTAGGGGAAATGCTCATTGTCGCGAGGAAAAAGTCCATGCGCCGAGGTTGATCTCTGGGATTTTTCCTCGTCCAAAATAAGCGGTTTTCCCTACAGACACGGTCAGACAAAATGTTATTTTGTCGGTGATTGCTGATCGGAGTAAAAATTTGAAAGCAGGCGTGATCGGTGCGGTCGCGTTCGGCTCAA
This region of Desulfonatronum thiodismutans genomic DNA includes:
- a CDS encoding baeRF3 domain-containing protein, whose product is MSAETPFWNHTFDGLAILGAKDFFRVYSLQRPVPELAIVADSFHVKPLLRILQSADRYQILAVNRQAIRLFEGSRDALDEIEPAEGVPRTLTEALGEELTEQHQTVASYGGVGGGKPGMYHGHGSKESEVDSDARRFFRAVDQAILEHHSRTSALPLILASLPEHHHMFHELSRNPFLISENIDIHPDALPSIDELRKRAWRLVEPRYLARLADLVEKFDKAWPEGLGSNDPSLIAKAGLEGRVAALLIDADRVVPGRINAATGDVETDDLAHPQVDDLLDDLGELALKKGGLVVIVPTERMPTKTGAAAIFRY
- a CDS encoding HPF/RaiA family ribosome-associated protein, which translates into the protein MQMQINSDRNIEIDEALHAVISDSVESALGRFSEGITLLEVHLSDQNSDKKGGHDDIRCLLEARLEGHQPIAVSHRAADVDLAVEGAAARLTKLIKHSRERQREQQSHRTDPDPSAPEPEPEDEG
- a CDS encoding mechanosensitive ion channel family protein, yielding MQRIGYRSSKLISRAVLLVAVYNLLIFTVLAQQPFDITGEPRQPTATSSANANEEISPAPAKVDVNPVARDEEITRRLQSVLVATNWFTGPQVRVEEGVVFLRGQVESEVLKKWAGDLARNTQDVVAVVNRIEVIEPSAWDFRPTWNGLLKVWRDALHSFPFVVFGLFTLALSAVAGILATRTARMFLRGRIRTKLLQNVIARSVGGLVVLCGAYLILRVFGLTQLALTVVGGTGLIGLVVGIAFREITENFLASIFLSMQRPFETGDLVEISGETGYVQQLNMRTTILMNLNGNLVQIPNSSVYKSNLRNFTTTPNRREEFMVGIGYDDAINEAQEIARKVLAEHPAVLNDPEPSVLVDSLGSSTVNLRIYFWLNGHMHSWLKVRSSVIRLVKLAFQKHGISMPDEAREIVFPQGVYVTLLDKKAADVQDTVPEKRFPVETRPEDLSAVSTKAEAGLYSEAVVIKKQARQAQPLREGENLLPVDGGTADPEKQKL